A region of Argentina anserina chromosome 5, drPotAnse1.1, whole genome shotgun sequence DNA encodes the following proteins:
- the LOC126793700 gene encoding uncharacterized protein LOC126793700 isoform X1 — protein sequence MSSEPFKRLVKLAARAFYDDVNFRGENQPKTGRSDNRGIAVVVLDALSRREWVREEDLAKDLKLHSKQLRRALRYFEEEKLVTRDHRKETAKGAKIFSAAVAATVDGQQHTKEGEEKIKLHTHSYCCLDYAQIYDVVRYRLHRMRKKLKDELEDKNTVQEYVCPNCGKRYNALDALQLLSLEDEYFHCESCNGELVAESDKLASQDVGDGDSNARRQRREKLRDMLQNMEIIGMQVQLKPLMEQINRVKDLPPPEFGTLQSWEVRAHAQRRAENGESSSMDPSKSSHGPYGGTPMPFLGDTKVEVDFVNDGKGNDVKSEADTTGQKVLPPWMIKQGMNLTKEQRGEAKMDGTVGAPEYSDDKKANAEDDEKAFQDEYFKAYYAALIKRQQEEEAARQVGMKSKRDPNEEDEAEENVEWEEAPVAGDANGNYKVNDLNVEADATAEDEDDIEWEES from the exons ATGAGCAGCGAGCCTTTCAAAAG GTTGGTGAAGCTCGCGGCGAGAGCGTTCTACGATGACGTCAACTTTCGCGGGGAGAATCAGCCCAAGACTGGCCGGAGCGACAACCGCGGAATCGCTGTGGTTGTGCTCGACGCGCTCTCAAG GCGAGAATGGGTGAGAGAAGAGGATTTGGCAAAGGACTTGAAACTCCACTCAAAGCAACTTCGTCGTGCTCTGCGATATTTCGAGGAGGAGAAACTGGTCACCCGAGACCACAGGAAGGAG ACGGCTAAGGGTGCGAAGATATTCAGTGCTGCAGTTGCCGCCACTGTTGATGGACAACAACATAcaaaagaaggagaagagaaaattaagtTGCACACTCACTCTTACTGTTGTCTGGACTATGCTCAG atatATGATGTAGTAAGGTACAGACTGCACCGCATGAGGAAAAAACTGAAAGATGAATTGGAGGACAAGAACACAGTTCAGGAATATGTTTGCCCTAACTGTGGGAAAAG ATACAATGCTTTGGACGCACTGCAACTCCTTTCATTGGAGGATGAATATTTCCACTGCGAGAGTTGCAATGGAGAGCTTGTGGCTGAGAGTGACAAGCTAGCTTCTCAAGATGTAGGAGATGGAGACAGCAATGCCAGGAGGCAAAGGCGTGAAAAATTAAGAGACATGCTTCAGAATATGGAG ATAATCGGGATGCAGGTACAGCTGAAGCCTTTAATGGAGCAGATTAATAGGGTGAAAGACTTACCTCCTCCTGAATTTGGAACTCTCCAGTCTTGGGAAGTGCGAGCACATGCTCAAAGACGTGCCGAGAATGGTGAATCAAGTAGCATGGATCCTTCCAAATCTTCACATGGGCCCTATGGTGGAACACCCATGCCTTTTCTTGGAGATACAAAA GTTGAAGTTGATTTTGTAAATGATGGCAAGGGTAATGATGTCAAATCAGAAGCTGATACTACAGGCCAGAAAGTTTTGCCACCTTGGATGATAAAGCAAGGGATGAACCTTACAAAGGAACAGCGTGGAGAGGCAAAGATGGATGGCACTGTTGGAGCTCCAGAGTATTCAGATGACAAAAAGGCAAATGCTGAAGATGATGAAAAGGCTTTCCAG GATGAGTATTTCAAAGCTTATTACGCTGCTTTAATAAAAAgacaacaagaagaagaagcagcacGTCAAGTTGGCATGAAGTCAAAACGTGATCcgaatgaagaagatgaagcagAAGAAAATGTTGAGTGGGAAGAGGCTCCAGTTGCAG GTGACGCCAATGGAAATTATAAGGTCAATGACTTGAATGTCGAGGCCGATGCAACtgcagaagatgaagatgacatAGAATGGGAGGAAAGTTGA
- the LOC126793700 gene encoding uncharacterized protein LOC126793700 isoform X2, with amino-acid sequence MSSEPFKRLVKLAARAFYDDVNFRGENQPKTGRSDNRGIAVVVLDALSRREWVREEDLAKDLKLHSKQLRRALRYFEEEKLVTRDHRKETAKGAKIFSAAVAATVDGQQHTKEGEEKIKLHTHSYCCLDYAQIYDVVRYRLHRMRKKLKDELEDKNTVQEYVCPNCGKRYNALDALQLLSLEDEYFHCESCNGELVAESDKLASQDVGDGDSNARRQRREKLRDMLQNMEVQLKPLMEQINRVKDLPPPEFGTLQSWEVRAHAQRRAENGESSSMDPSKSSHGPYGGTPMPFLGDTKVEVDFVNDGKGNDVKSEADTTGQKVLPPWMIKQGMNLTKEQRGEAKMDGTVGAPEYSDDKKANAEDDEKAFQDEYFKAYYAALIKRQQEEEAARQVGMKSKRDPNEEDEAEENVEWEEAPVAGDANGNYKVNDLNVEADATAEDEDDIEWEES; translated from the exons ATGAGCAGCGAGCCTTTCAAAAG GTTGGTGAAGCTCGCGGCGAGAGCGTTCTACGATGACGTCAACTTTCGCGGGGAGAATCAGCCCAAGACTGGCCGGAGCGACAACCGCGGAATCGCTGTGGTTGTGCTCGACGCGCTCTCAAG GCGAGAATGGGTGAGAGAAGAGGATTTGGCAAAGGACTTGAAACTCCACTCAAAGCAACTTCGTCGTGCTCTGCGATATTTCGAGGAGGAGAAACTGGTCACCCGAGACCACAGGAAGGAG ACGGCTAAGGGTGCGAAGATATTCAGTGCTGCAGTTGCCGCCACTGTTGATGGACAACAACATAcaaaagaaggagaagagaaaattaagtTGCACACTCACTCTTACTGTTGTCTGGACTATGCTCAG atatATGATGTAGTAAGGTACAGACTGCACCGCATGAGGAAAAAACTGAAAGATGAATTGGAGGACAAGAACACAGTTCAGGAATATGTTTGCCCTAACTGTGGGAAAAG ATACAATGCTTTGGACGCACTGCAACTCCTTTCATTGGAGGATGAATATTTCCACTGCGAGAGTTGCAATGGAGAGCTTGTGGCTGAGAGTGACAAGCTAGCTTCTCAAGATGTAGGAGATGGAGACAGCAATGCCAGGAGGCAAAGGCGTGAAAAATTAAGAGACATGCTTCAGAATATGGAG GTACAGCTGAAGCCTTTAATGGAGCAGATTAATAGGGTGAAAGACTTACCTCCTCCTGAATTTGGAACTCTCCAGTCTTGGGAAGTGCGAGCACATGCTCAAAGACGTGCCGAGAATGGTGAATCAAGTAGCATGGATCCTTCCAAATCTTCACATGGGCCCTATGGTGGAACACCCATGCCTTTTCTTGGAGATACAAAA GTTGAAGTTGATTTTGTAAATGATGGCAAGGGTAATGATGTCAAATCAGAAGCTGATACTACAGGCCAGAAAGTTTTGCCACCTTGGATGATAAAGCAAGGGATGAACCTTACAAAGGAACAGCGTGGAGAGGCAAAGATGGATGGCACTGTTGGAGCTCCAGAGTATTCAGATGACAAAAAGGCAAATGCTGAAGATGATGAAAAGGCTTTCCAG GATGAGTATTTCAAAGCTTATTACGCTGCTTTAATAAAAAgacaacaagaagaagaagcagcacGTCAAGTTGGCATGAAGTCAAAACGTGATCcgaatgaagaagatgaagcagAAGAAAATGTTGAGTGGGAAGAGGCTCCAGTTGCAG GTGACGCCAATGGAAATTATAAGGTCAATGACTTGAATGTCGAGGCCGATGCAACtgcagaagatgaagatgacatAGAATGGGAGGAAAGTTGA